One window from the genome of Deinococcus roseus encodes:
- a CDS encoding acyl-CoA dehydrogenase family protein: protein MRLPLSEPHLRQFQAFQAFTSQHITPHAGAWDRAQYIPESLISLLGQHGYLGANVPEQSVGQGWDSLTYGLLHEAIGAGCSSVRSLLTVHGMACHATARWATRSVREQVLPRLACGDLIGAFALSEATAGSDAQNVQLMATRQDNHYLLNGTKQWITFGQRADVFVVFGRMQQGHTAFLVDRDTPGLSIEPLSDLLGTRASMLARLHFQDARVPAEHLLGREGFGHHYVLTSTLDWGRFSVAWGSVGILQAALDTVLEHTRTREQYGSPLASHQLVQRHLTEMAVKLHSARLLCYQAALSRDRRDPQHLTDTLLAKYQASNFAAEAAHTAVHLLGAKGCLPDFPAERLWRDAKVAEIIEGTPEILQMQIARQLQDGYGQGIFEGAL, encoded by the coding sequence ATGAGACTTCCGCTTTCTGAACCCCATTTGCGCCAGTTCCAGGCTTTTCAGGCTTTCACCAGCCAGCACATCACCCCTCATGCTGGAGCGTGGGACCGGGCTCAATACATTCCCGAATCCCTGATTTCCCTGCTGGGACAGCATGGGTACCTGGGGGCCAATGTGCCAGAACAATCCGTAGGTCAGGGCTGGGATTCCCTGACCTACGGTCTGCTGCATGAAGCCATTGGAGCAGGCTGTTCCTCGGTGCGCAGTTTGCTGACCGTGCACGGCATGGCCTGCCACGCCACGGCCCGCTGGGCCACCCGCAGTGTGCGGGAACAGGTATTGCCCAGACTGGCCTGTGGAGATTTGATTGGCGCTTTTGCCCTCAGTGAAGCCACTGCTGGGTCAGATGCGCAGAACGTGCAACTGATGGCCACCCGGCAAGACAACCATTACCTTTTGAACGGCACCAAACAGTGGATCACCTTCGGACAGCGGGCGGATGTGTTTGTGGTGTTTGGCCGCATGCAACAGGGACACACCGCTTTTCTGGTGGACCGGGACACCCCTGGCCTCAGCATCGAACCGCTCTCTGATTTGCTGGGCACCCGCGCTTCCATGCTGGCCCGCCTGCATTTTCAGGATGCCAGGGTGCCTGCAGAACACCTGCTGGGCCGTGAAGGGTTCGGGCACCATTACGTGCTGACCTCCACGCTGGACTGGGGCCGTTTCAGTGTGGCCTGGGGCAGCGTGGGCATCTTGCAGGCAGCACTGGACACCGTGCTGGAGCACACCCGCACCCGCGAGCAGTATGGGTCACCGCTGGCTTCCCACCAGCTGGTGCAGCGCCACCTCACCGAAATGGCCGTGAAACTGCACAGTGCCCGCCTGCTGTGTTATCAGGCTGCCCTGTCCCGGGACCGCCGCGACCCGCAGCACCTCACCGACACGCTGCTGGCCAAGTACCAGGCCTCAAATTTTGCTGCCGAGGCTGCACACACCGCAGTGCACCTCCTGGGCGCAAAAGGTTGCCTCCCCGATTTCCCTGCTGAGCGTTTGTGGCGGGATGCCAAGGTGGCAGAGATCATCGAGGGCACCCCCGAAATCCTGCAGATGCAGATTGCCAGACAGCTTCAGGACGGGTACGGCCAGGGCATTTTTGAAGGAGCGTTATGA
- a CDS encoding thioesterase II family protein yields the protein MPPHHPFGMRMFCLPHAGGGASMFRNWSAPGLQVWGVQLPGRENRIMEDPFQQMQPLVDILIAELQPYLHEPYLIYGHSMGALVAYHVCLQLQQRGLPLPEHLWVSGCAAPLHFRQEAWHLLSDQDFIGRILSLGGTPPEVFEEPLLRPLVLKLLRADFQLVETAPAVTGKLGCPIGAVAGIQDPHATPADMQHWQDCTTEDFAEDFELLTVQGDHFLVRTHSQHLLQHMRARLKGVLSL from the coding sequence ATGCCGCCCCACCATCCTTTCGGCATGCGGATGTTCTGTTTGCCGCACGCCGGGGGTGGAGCTTCCATGTTTCGCAACTGGTCGGCCCCCGGACTGCAGGTGTGGGGAGTGCAACTGCCTGGACGGGAAAACCGCATCATGGAAGACCCCTTCCAGCAGATGCAGCCTCTGGTGGACATTTTGATTGCAGAGCTGCAACCCTACCTGCACGAGCCTTACCTGATTTACGGACACAGCATGGGTGCACTGGTGGCCTACCATGTGTGCCTGCAGTTGCAACAGCGTGGCCTCCCGCTGCCAGAACACCTGTGGGTTTCGGGCTGCGCAGCTCCTTTGCATTTCCGTCAGGAAGCCTGGCACCTGCTCTCCGACCAGGACTTCATTGGGCGCATCCTCTCGCTGGGCGGCACCCCTCCTGAAGTCTTCGAGGAACCCCTGCTCAGGCCCCTGGTGCTGAAACTGCTGCGGGCCGATTTTCAACTGGTGGAAACCGCTCCAGCAGTGACAGGGAAACTCGGGTGTCCCATCGGTGCCGTGGCTGGAATCCAGGACCCCCATGCGACCCCTGCAGACATGCAGCACTGGCAGGATTGCACCACTGAAGATTTTGCTGAAGATTTTGAACTGCTGACCGTGCAAGGCGACCACTTTCTGGTGCGCACCCACAGCCAGCACTTGCTGCAACACATGCGTGCCCGCCTGAAAGGGGTGCTCAGCTTGTGA
- a CDS encoding lantibiotic dehydratase, whose translation MTQAIQEPSSRHSLQGTFKAGTFKLWPFLCVRGAGFPVDWALSLSAAGISRQADLLNAKQNELQRVQEKTLQHLRAQLEASPTRTPERDRLVKWVRALQQGRCPESDSSGLQPFREALQAVQEQQDAYQHTFQQDMPEVTRTLQELALKPLFQEAVLWQNRRAFQSGIQPLLNHQPGLEKRSSQVRQHEQMVASYLQRYSLKNDSIGFFGPIGWGGFQQAPFQVLHKPGKQLLKRRQVYWEGWALDAFARSLSSLPGMQPWLPPRLKSFVGFEGTTLTLPGRPGIPLDVPGVTLLKLCNGERSAQQIADLAAQQGVPAQQVYGLFSQLQQQGLLDWSFRAPLEPHAERYLLSQLQQIGDPGLKKLALGQLEQLEQGRQAVQEAHGNPEKLNLALGKLDEVFQQITGQDTTRGAGRNYAGRTLVYEDCQRDLHFEVGQLLLDRLGPALELLLVSGNWATAQLGRLYRQVFHGLYQQIAAALGQQAFDIAVFWQQAQPLMLGPDAPAKQVLHLFQQKWAEILDLDPESKQVHFTLQELEAKVRAAFDTPDLGWQSARYQCPDIMVSASSLEALQNGDYQLVMGEMHLAQNTQVTALFVQQHPDAALIEHLLETDIPQARLHPVPPEDWEGYTTRTSLGVVPGKDHRLIMSENIASTPLKQQIPIGDLVVELQDGQLIARTRDHRISFDLIEAVAEGLNEVAVDFFRLLAEKPHQPRVAFGDLVVSRENWTVQVDALKFANLKAESSRFLEARRWAASQGLPRLVFVKTPVEGKPFFVDFDSPVYVELFCKAVRRTQEAGKPSLKISEMLPTPENTWLTDHEGHTYTCEMRCVVVRQEAQEGHGEHGG comes from the coding sequence GTGACACAGGCCATTCAGGAACCATCCAGCAGACATTCCCTTCAGGGCACCTTCAAAGCGGGTACCTTCAAACTGTGGCCTTTTCTGTGTGTGCGGGGGGCGGGTTTCCCGGTGGACTGGGCGCTGTCCCTGTCTGCTGCAGGCATTTCCCGGCAGGCCGATCTTTTGAATGCAAAACAAAACGAACTTCAACGGGTGCAGGAAAAGACCTTGCAACACCTCAGGGCACAACTGGAGGCCAGCCCTACCAGAACCCCGGAGCGGGACCGTCTGGTGAAATGGGTGCGTGCGTTGCAGCAGGGCAGGTGCCCCGAGTCAGACAGCAGTGGTTTACAGCCTTTCCGGGAAGCCCTGCAGGCCGTGCAAGAGCAGCAGGACGCTTACCAGCACACCTTCCAGCAGGACATGCCAGAGGTGACCCGCACCCTGCAAGAACTGGCCCTGAAGCCGCTCTTTCAGGAGGCGGTGCTGTGGCAGAACCGCAGGGCTTTCCAGAGCGGCATCCAGCCCCTGCTGAACCACCAGCCTGGACTCGAGAAGCGCTCCTCGCAGGTCCGGCAGCACGAGCAGATGGTGGCCAGTTACCTGCAGCGCTACAGCCTGAAAAACGACTCCATCGGGTTTTTTGGGCCGATTGGCTGGGGGGGCTTTCAGCAGGCTCCCTTTCAAGTGCTGCACAAACCCGGCAAACAGCTGCTGAAACGCCGCCAGGTCTACTGGGAGGGCTGGGCCCTGGACGCTTTTGCCCGCAGCCTGTCCAGCCTTCCTGGCATGCAACCCTGGCTGCCCCCTCGCCTGAAGTCTTTTGTGGGTTTTGAAGGCACCACCCTGACCCTGCCCGGACGCCCTGGCATCCCGCTGGATGTGCCCGGTGTGACCCTGCTGAAACTTTGCAATGGTGAGCGCAGTGCCCAGCAAATTGCCGATCTGGCCGCGCAGCAGGGGGTGCCTGCCCAGCAGGTTTACGGTCTGTTTTCTCAATTGCAGCAGCAGGGTTTGCTGGACTGGAGCTTCCGTGCCCCTTTGGAGCCCCATGCAGAGCGGTACCTGCTGTCACAACTCCAGCAGATTGGCGACCCAGGGCTGAAAAAGCTTGCCCTGGGTCAACTGGAGCAACTGGAGCAGGGCAGGCAGGCCGTGCAGGAGGCCCACGGAAACCCCGAAAAACTGAACCTCGCCCTGGGCAAACTGGATGAGGTGTTTCAGCAGATCACCGGGCAGGACACCACCCGTGGTGCAGGACGCAATTACGCCGGACGCACCCTGGTCTACGAAGACTGCCAGCGCGACCTGCACTTTGAAGTCGGGCAACTGTTGCTGGACCGGCTGGGTCCTGCGCTGGAACTGCTGCTGGTCAGCGGAAACTGGGCCACCGCCCAACTGGGCAGGCTGTACCGTCAGGTGTTTCACGGCCTGTACCAGCAGATTGCCGCTGCACTGGGGCAGCAGGCTTTTGACATTGCGGTGTTCTGGCAGCAGGCCCAGCCCCTGATGCTGGGACCGGATGCACCCGCAAAACAGGTGCTGCACCTGTTTCAACAGAAATGGGCAGAGATCCTGGATCTTGACCCAGAAAGCAAGCAGGTGCACTTCACCCTGCAGGAACTTGAAGCGAAAGTGCGGGCTGCTTTTGACACCCCGGACCTGGGCTGGCAGAGTGCCCGTTACCAGTGCCCGGACATCATGGTTTCCGCATCCAGCCTGGAAGCCCTGCAGAACGGGGATTACCAGCTGGTGATGGGGGAGATGCACCTCGCCCAGAACACCCAGGTCACCGCCCTCTTTGTGCAGCAACACCCGGATGCCGCCCTGATCGAGCACCTGCTGGAAACCGACATCCCGCAGGCCCGCCTGCACCCGGTTCCCCCGGAGGACTGGGAGGGCTACACCACCCGCACCTCACTGGGCGTGGTTCCGGGCAAAGACCACCGCCTGATCATGTCCGAGAACATCGCCAGCACGCCTTTAAAACAGCAGATTCCCATCGGGGATCTGGTTGTTGAGCTGCAAGATGGACAGCTGATCGCCCGCACCCGCGACCACCGCATCTCTTTTGATTTGATCGAAGCTGTGGCAGAGGGGCTCAACGAGGTGGCTGTGGATTTCTTCCGCCTGCTGGCCGAAAAACCCCACCAGCCCAGGGTGGCCTTCGGGGACCTGGTGGTGTCCCGCGAAAACTGGACGGTGCAGGTGGATGCACTAAAGTTTGCAAACCTCAAAGCAGAAAGCAGCCGCTTTCTGGAGGCCCGCAGGTGGGCTGCATCCCAGGGGCTTCCCCGTCTGGTCTTTGTGAAAACCCCGGTGGAAGGGAAACCCTTCTTCGTGGATTTTGACAGCCCTGTTTACGTGGAACTGTTCTGCAAGGCGGTGCGCCGCACCCAGGAGGCCGGGAAACCCAGCCTGAAAATCAGCGAGATGCTGCCCACCCCCGAAAACACCTGGCTGACCGACCACGAGGGCCACACCTACACCTGTGAGATGCGCTGTGTGGTGGTGCGGCAGGAGGCGCAGGAGGGCCACGGTGAACACGGTGGCTGA
- the sbnB gene encoding 2,3-diaminopropionate biosynthesis protein SbnB — translation MMTFNPHSETAPTPSLRVLSGPTVQDLLKGQEVQILQHVQAAYEHHQQHDSALPHSLFLRFPEQPRDRIIALPAFLGGGIQRAGIKWIASFPGNHQQGLDRASAVMVLNSPRTGLPEAFLEGSIISMKRTAASAALAAKHLQGHTPQGVALVGCGPINFETLRFLRTVFPDVQQALVYDTLPERAAGFKKQAEELHAGLHVQVAQDLAEVWQSDWVISFATTALDPHVSSLPADLQRATILNVSLRDFTPEVLEHSENIVDDLDHVLRANTSPHLLELKLGHRDFIRGTLAQVTLGEIPARAQENSVVMFSPFGLGILDLAVADLVLTRAETLNLGTLVPDFLPPSGLKG, via the coding sequence ATGATGACCTTCAACCCCCATTCTGAAACCGCCCCCACCCCGTCCCTGCGGGTGCTTTCTGGCCCCACCGTGCAGGACCTGCTTAAAGGCCAGGAGGTGCAGATTTTGCAGCATGTGCAGGCCGCCTACGAGCACCACCAGCAGCATGACAGTGCGCTGCCCCACTCGCTGTTTCTGCGTTTCCCGGAGCAGCCCAGAGACCGCATCATTGCCCTGCCTGCTTTTCTGGGCGGAGGCATTCAGCGGGCAGGCATCAAATGGATTGCCTCTTTTCCCGGCAATCACCAGCAGGGACTGGACCGCGCTTCTGCGGTGATGGTGCTGAATTCCCCCCGCACCGGACTGCCCGAGGCTTTTCTGGAAGGTTCGATCATCAGCATGAAACGCACGGCGGCCAGCGCTGCCCTTGCAGCAAAACACCTGCAGGGTCACACGCCTCAGGGTGTGGCCCTGGTGGGCTGTGGTCCCATCAACTTTGAGACCCTGCGTTTTTTGCGCACGGTGTTCCCGGATGTGCAGCAGGCCCTGGTTTACGACACCCTGCCAGAGCGGGCAGCAGGATTTAAAAAGCAGGCCGAGGAACTGCATGCTGGTCTGCACGTGCAGGTGGCCCAGGACCTTGCAGAAGTCTGGCAGTCCGACTGGGTGATTTCCTTTGCCACCACTGCCCTGGATCCACATGTGTCCAGCCTGCCTGCAGATTTGCAAAGGGCCACCATTTTGAATGTCTCCCTGCGGGACTTCACCCCGGAGGTGCTGGAGCACAGCGAGAACATTGTGGATGACCTCGACCACGTGCTGAGGGCCAACACCAGCCCACACCTGCTGGAACTGAAACTCGGGCACCGCGACTTCATCCGGGGCACCCTGGCCCAGGTCACCCTGGGGGAAATTCCTGCAAGGGCACAGGAAAACAGCGTGGTGATGTTCAGCCCGTTCGGTCTGGGCATTCTGGACCTGGCTGTTGCCGATCTGGTGCTCACCCGCGCCGAAACCCTGAACCTGGGAACGCTGGTCCCGGATTTCCTGCCGCCCTCAGGACTCAAAGGGTGA
- the sbnA gene encoding 2,3-diaminopropionate biosynthesis protein SbnA: MVYSSVVDCIGQTPVVRLERLFAGTGIEVMAKLEMLNPGGSAKDRPAKYIIQEGLRSGLIHAGTHLIESTSGNLGIALAMVARAHQLPLTCVVDPKISGTNLEIMRRLGAKIDMVTELDEQGGYLNTRVARVKWLEQQVPGGLWLNQYANENNWLAHYHHTGKEMAEQVSGKIDYLFVAVSTTGTIRGLSRRLKETHPDLKVVAIDAAGSVIFGTPPGPRWIPGIGASRVPELFHPESIDEVVLVNDLEAMEGCMALLEHEGILAGGSSGSVVAGIQKCLPRIPEGSRIVTLLPDRGERYMDSVYDLEWQERIRELSRGRTLA, from the coding sequence ATGGTTTATTCATCGGTGGTTGATTGCATTGGTCAGACGCCTGTTGTCCGTCTGGAACGTTTGTTTGCCGGAACAGGCATCGAGGTGATGGCCAAACTGGAAATGCTCAATCCGGGGGGCAGTGCCAAGGACCGACCTGCAAAATACATCATCCAGGAAGGGCTGCGAAGCGGACTCATCCATGCAGGCACCCACCTGATTGAAAGCACTTCCGGGAACCTGGGGATTGCCCTGGCGATGGTGGCCCGTGCCCACCAGTTGCCCCTCACCTGCGTGGTGGATCCCAAAATTTCCGGGACCAACCTGGAGATCATGCGCCGCCTGGGGGCGAAGATCGACATGGTCACCGAGCTTGATGAGCAGGGGGGTTACCTGAACACCCGGGTTGCGCGGGTGAAGTGGCTTGAACAGCAGGTTCCTGGAGGGCTGTGGCTCAACCAGTATGCCAATGAGAACAACTGGCTGGCCCACTACCACCACACCGGGAAAGAAATGGCTGAACAGGTGTCGGGAAAGATCGATTACCTGTTTGTGGCGGTCAGCACCACCGGAACCATCCGGGGCCTCTCCAGACGCCTGAAAGAAACCCACCCTGACCTCAAGGTGGTGGCCATCGATGCGGCAGGTTCGGTGATTTTTGGCACGCCTCCCGGACCCCGCTGGATTCCAGGGATCGGGGCCAGCCGGGTGCCGGAACTGTTCCACCCGGAGTCCATCGATGAAGTGGTGCTGGTCAATGACCTGGAAGCCATGGAGGGCTGCATGGCCCTGCTGGAACACGAAGGCATCCTGGCGGGCGGATCCTCCGGTTCGGTGGTGGCGGGCATCCAGAAGTGCCTGCCCCGCATCCCCGAAGGGTCCCGTATCGTCACCCTGCTGCCCGACCGTGGGGAACGCTACATGGACAGTGTGTACGACCTGGAGTGGCAGGAACGCATCCGGGAGCTCAGCCGGGGCAGGACGCTGGCATGA
- a CDS encoding HAD-IIIC family phosphatase produces MKTIKCLVWDLDHTLWDGTLLEDPQVSLKAHVEGVLTKLDERGILLSIASKNHFQDVQSRLEELGLWGYFLYPEVHWNPKSQSIRQIAENLNIGLDSIAFMDDQDFELQEVQYALPQVRCYRAEDLNTLLALPEFSPTVTPEARTRRALYRSEEQRKGAEQQFSGTSAEFLRTLDMHFTLFTPEFADLERAEELTVRTHQLNTTGYTYALQELDQMRKSADHLVHLARLEDRFGTYGTIGLGVVEKQREVWTIKLLLMSCRVMSRGVGNVMLTHLMQEARRAGVKLQAEFKPNDRNRMMQVTYRFAGFVPVEKRGDIEILQHDLHGDLRQPDHLTVHIHTLQEA; encoded by the coding sequence ATGAAAACCATCAAGTGTCTGGTGTGGGACCTCGACCACACCCTGTGGGACGGCACCCTGCTGGAAGACCCCCAGGTGAGCCTGAAAGCGCATGTGGAAGGGGTGCTGACAAAGCTCGATGAACGGGGCATCCTGCTGTCCATCGCCAGCAAAAACCACTTTCAGGACGTGCAAAGCAGGCTTGAGGAACTGGGGTTGTGGGGGTATTTCCTGTACCCTGAAGTGCACTGGAACCCCAAATCCCAGTCCATCCGGCAGATCGCTGAAAACCTCAACATCGGTCTGGACAGCATCGCTTTCATGGACGATCAGGATTTTGAGTTGCAGGAGGTGCAGTACGCTTTGCCCCAGGTGCGCTGTTACCGGGCAGAGGACCTGAACACCCTGCTTGCCCTGCCCGAATTCAGCCCCACTGTGACCCCTGAGGCCCGCACCCGCCGCGCCCTGTACCGCAGTGAGGAGCAACGCAAAGGGGCAGAGCAGCAGTTTTCTGGCACCTCCGCTGAGTTCCTGCGCACCCTGGACATGCATTTCACGCTGTTCACCCCGGAATTTGCAGACCTGGAACGCGCCGAGGAACTCACTGTGCGCACCCACCAGCTCAACACCACCGGGTACACCTACGCTTTGCAGGAACTGGACCAGATGCGCAAATCTGCAGATCATCTGGTGCATCTGGCCCGTCTGGAAGACCGTTTTGGCACCTACGGCACCATCGGTCTGGGGGTGGTGGAAAAGCAGCGGGAGGTGTGGACCATCAAACTGCTCCTGATGTCCTGCCGGGTGATGTCCCGTGGGGTGGGCAACGTGATGCTCACCCACCTGATGCAGGAGGCCAGACGGGCCGGGGTGAAACTGCAGGCCGAATTCAAACCCAATGACCGCAACCGCATGATGCAGGTGACCTACCGTTTCGCGGGCTTTGTGCCCGTGGAGAAGCGCGGAGACATCGAGATCCTGCAGCACGACCTGCACGGCGACCTGCGCCAGCCGGACCACCTGACCGTGCACATTCACACCTTACAGGAGGCATGA
- a CDS encoding acyl carrier protein, with product MPDIKMTDIKNKIREFVLGRFRGYDLQDDENLFSSGYVTSLFAMQLVVFVEQAFGIQVESEDLDIQNFSSIQALGDFVLRKTVQPA from the coding sequence ATGCCAGACATCAAAATGACAGACATCAAAAACAAAATCAGGGAATTTGTGCTCGGCCGCTTCAGAGGCTACGACCTGCAAGACGATGAAAACCTGTTCAGCAGCGGGTATGTGACCTCGCTTTTTGCCATGCAACTGGTGGTTTTTGTGGAGCAGGCCTTTGGGATTCAGGTGGAAAGCGAAGACCTGGACATCCAGAATTTCAGCAGCATTCAGGCCCTCGGTGACTTTGTGCTGCGCAAAACCGTCCAGCCTGCATGA
- a CDS encoding MFS transporter: MNTVAERLSREFWRFFSGQSVSNLGNAFSKFAVPLLVYDLTGSALHLAVITATQYVPYLCFGLVIGAWVDRTDRKRLMVIADVLRAVMVLSLPALWWLDMLPLWWVYTVAFVSSTLGILFNAAEFAAIPSMVPTPLLATANGRIQASYSLMNALGPLLAGSLRTLLTLPVLFVLDAFSYLFSAFAIGGLKSEFRPANRPRRTFKEDILEGLQFVFSHPTLRSISLLLALLNFLTGTTSAQLVLYGKQVLHASDFQLGVLFASGSLGVVGFSLLAGWFNQRFKPGHLILGTVFLQGVALILFALSQNFWLSAVWWAIDNGLIMLCAISARVLRQSMVPSELLGRVVTVAEVLAWSAIPLGGFLGAYLVEHTHNINAVYLGIGIAVLLLSLPFLMSPLGRPALKPQEAL; the protein is encoded by the coding sequence GTGAACACGGTGGCTGAACGGCTCTCCAGGGAATTCTGGCGGTTCTTCAGTGGGCAGTCGGTGTCCAACCTGGGCAATGCCTTCTCGAAGTTCGCGGTGCCCCTGCTGGTCTACGATCTGACCGGGTCTGCTTTGCACCTTGCGGTGATCACGGCCACCCAGTACGTGCCTTACCTGTGTTTCGGACTGGTGATCGGGGCCTGGGTGGACCGCACAGACCGCAAACGCCTGATGGTGATCGCTGATGTGCTGCGGGCTGTGATGGTGCTGTCCCTGCCTGCTTTATGGTGGCTGGACATGCTGCCGCTCTGGTGGGTATACACGGTGGCCTTTGTCAGTTCCACCCTGGGAATCCTGTTCAACGCCGCAGAGTTTGCTGCCATTCCCAGCATGGTGCCCACCCCGCTGCTGGCCACCGCCAACGGGCGCATCCAGGCCAGTTACTCCCTGATGAATGCCCTCGGGCCTTTGCTGGCCGGGTCCCTGCGCACCCTGCTGACCTTGCCGGTGCTGTTCGTGCTGGACGCTTTCAGTTACCTGTTTTCGGCCTTTGCCATTGGAGGCCTGAAGTCCGAATTCCGTCCGGCCAACCGCCCCCGCCGCACCTTTAAAGAGGACATCCTGGAAGGCCTCCAATTCGTGTTTTCCCACCCGACCCTGCGCTCCATCTCGCTGCTGCTGGCCTTGCTGAATTTCCTCACCGGGACCACCTCTGCGCAACTGGTGCTGTACGGAAAGCAGGTGCTGCACGCCTCTGACTTTCAGCTGGGGGTGCTGTTTGCCTCGGGCAGCCTGGGGGTGGTGGGGTTCTCGCTGCTGGCCGGATGGTTCAACCAGCGCTTCAAACCCGGCCACCTGATCCTGGGCACGGTGTTCTTGCAGGGGGTGGCCCTGATCCTGTTTGCCCTCTCGCAGAACTTCTGGCTTTCTGCCGTGTGGTGGGCCATCGACAACGGACTGATCATGTTGTGCGCCATCTCTGCACGGGTTTTGCGCCAGTCGATGGTGCCCTCCGAACTGCTGGGCCGGGTGGTCACTGTGGCAGAGGTGCTGGCCTGGTCTGCCATCCCCCTGGGAGGCTTTCTGGGCGCGTATCTGGTGGAACACACCCACAACATCAACGCTGTTTATCTGGGCATTGGCATTGCCGTGCTGCTGCTCAGTTTGCCTTTCCTCATGTCCCCACTGGGACGCCCCGCTTTAAAACCCCAGGAGGCTTTGTGA
- a CDS encoding 3-hydroxyacyl-CoA dehydrogenase family protein: protein MIQEPAFKTPQKPEQPVISRVGVIGAGVMGSGVAQNLAQHGFQVVLIDHFEKALQGARQSMQQNLRFQKMMGKTGWETTLDWDLIRFSGQLEDVQHCDFIIENVTENWEIKKPIFEKLGEICPQHTIFAANTSAISITRIASVTGRADRVVGIHFMNPVPQKSMVELIRGYHTSQATLDTTADFLNRFGKKHVLVKDAPGFISNRVLMLTINEAIFLVHEGTSNPTDIDLVFKNCFGHSMGPLETADLIGLDTILHSLEVLLDAYQDPKFRPCPLLKQMVDAGLHGRKTGEGFFRHQ, encoded by the coding sequence GTGATTCAGGAACCTGCCTTTAAGACCCCCCAGAAACCAGAACAACCCGTCATCTCCCGTGTGGGGGTGATCGGTGCAGGTGTGATGGGTTCTGGTGTGGCCCAGAACCTCGCCCAGCACGGCTTTCAGGTGGTGCTCATCGACCACTTTGAAAAGGCCCTGCAAGGTGCCAGACAATCCATGCAGCAGAACCTGCGTTTCCAGAAAATGATGGGGAAAACCGGCTGGGAAACCACGCTGGACTGGGACCTCATCCGGTTCAGTGGGCAACTTGAAGACGTGCAGCACTGTGATTTCATCATTGAGAACGTCACGGAGAACTGGGAGATCAAAAAACCCATCTTTGAAAAACTGGGTGAAATTTGCCCACAGCACACCATTTTTGCTGCCAACACCTCCGCCATTTCCATCACCCGCATTGCCTCGGTGACCGGGCGCGCAGACCGGGTGGTGGGCATCCACTTCATGAACCCGGTGCCGCAGAAAAGCATGGTGGAACTGATCCGCGGTTACCACACCTCCCAGGCCACCCTGGACACCACCGCAGATTTTTTAAACCGATTTGGCAAAAAGCATGTGCTGGTCAAAGACGCTCCGGGTTTCATCTCCAACCGGGTCCTCATGCTCACCATCAACGAGGCGATCTTTCTGGTGCATGAAGGCACCTCCAACCCCACCGACATTGATCTGGTGTTCAAGAACTGCTTCGGGCACAGCATGGGACCGCTGGAAACCGCTGACCTGATTGGCCTGGACACCATTTTGCATTCCCTGGAAGTGCTTCTGGACGCCTACCAGGACCCCAAATTCCGACCCTGTCCGCTGCTGAAGCAGATGGTGGACGCTGGCCTGCATGGCCGCAAAACCGGAGAAGGCTTCTTCAGACACCAGTAA